One Microbacterium sp. No. 7 genomic window carries:
- a CDS encoding alpha/beta hydrolase, which translates to MTETPRPPFDREMEPVLPAIHAMIPASVTADMIPALRATPIAPLTAEVLAAAGIESRDVTIASYDGAEIVLSVMQPVGRTGTGPGFYHTHGGGMIIYDRFNGVTDVFDWLHRYNGVVVTVEYRLAPEHPDPTPVEDGYAGLVWTAGNAEELGIDRLVLIGASAGGGLAAGLALLARDRGGPRAVAQILRYPMLDDRDDTVSKRQIDGVGVWDRVSNVTGWAALLGDRVETDDVSVYAAPARADDLSGLPPAYIDCGSADSLRDESVAFASRIWASGGEAELHIWPGGFHAFERLAPNARISATSKATRDAWLERVLTAPGA; encoded by the coding sequence ATGACCGAGACCCCCCGGCCCCCGTTCGACCGCGAGATGGAGCCGGTGCTCCCCGCCATCCACGCGATGATCCCGGCATCCGTCACCGCCGACATGATCCCGGCGCTGCGCGCGACGCCCATCGCGCCGCTCACGGCCGAGGTGCTCGCCGCAGCCGGCATCGAGTCGCGCGACGTGACGATCGCGAGCTACGACGGCGCCGAGATCGTGCTGTCGGTGATGCAGCCCGTGGGACGCACGGGCACGGGGCCGGGCTTCTACCACACGCACGGCGGCGGCATGATCATCTACGACCGCTTCAACGGCGTGACCGACGTGTTCGACTGGCTGCACCGGTACAACGGCGTGGTCGTGACGGTCGAGTACCGGCTCGCGCCTGAGCACCCCGACCCGACGCCCGTCGAGGACGGCTACGCGGGGCTCGTCTGGACCGCCGGCAACGCCGAGGAGCTCGGCATCGACCGTCTCGTGCTGATCGGCGCGAGCGCGGGCGGAGGCCTCGCGGCGGGTCTCGCACTGCTGGCGCGCGACCGCGGCGGCCCGCGCGCCGTCGCGCAGATCCTGCGGTATCCCATGCTCGACGACCGCGACGACACGGTGTCGAAGCGGCAGATCGACGGCGTCGGCGTGTGGGACCGCGTCAGCAACGTCACCGGCTGGGCGGCGCTGCTCGGCGACCGGGTCGAGACCGACGACGTGTCGGTCTACGCCGCGCCGGCCCGGGCCGACGACCTCAGCGGCCTGCCGCCGGCCTACATCGACTGCGGCAGCGCCGACTCGCTGCGCGACGAGAGCGTCGCCTTCGCCTCGCGCATCTGGGCGTCGGGCGGCGAGGCCGAGCTGCACATCTGGCCCGGCGGGTTCCACGCCTTCGAGCGCCTCGCCCCGAACGCGCGGATCTCCGCGACCTCGAAGGCGACGCGCGACGCCTGGCTCGAGCGGGTGCTCACCGCCCCGGGCGCATAG